A single Halarcobacter anaerophilus DNA region contains:
- a CDS encoding AraC family transcriptional regulator, which produces MKKRSTYNRDIQISNDTMYYIYDYIDTDINIGDLAFKFGIDKTYFHKIFKEVMGSNIYETIKSIRLQKASNLLLTNKLSTITEIASMCGYSSQTSFIRSFKERFNQTPKQWKNGGYIEYSTNILKNSKLNLYDNSCFDKIEPKIVRTKGRKTYYIRYKGYIQRDELKKIWQKLYAWVYTNNVKNFEQIVVYHDNPIITPAEDCFYVAGIIPEEKIGLSNTNLPCFYTPEALYATFEFNGGFDDILRFTQWVYHNWLPRSGFETTTNPPYITLNKNHFIEIDGKFDVLYYLPIQYI; this is translated from the coding sequence ATGAAAAAAAGAAGTACATATAATAGAGATATTCAAATATCAAACGATACGATGTATTATATATATGATTATATAGATACTGACATAAATATTGGTGATTTAGCTTTTAAATTTGGTATAGATAAAACATATTTCCATAAAATATTTAAAGAAGTAATGGGTTCTAACATTTATGAAACTATTAAATCTATACGTTTACAAAAAGCTTCTAATCTATTATTAACAAATAAGTTGTCTACAATAACGGAAATTGCCTCTATGTGTGGATATAGTTCTCAAACGTCATTTATCCGTTCTTTTAAGGAAAGATTTAATCAGACGCCGAAACAGTGGAAAAATGGAGGATATATTGAATATTCAACAAATATATTAAAAAATTCAAAACTTAATTTATATGATAATAGTTGTTTTGATAAAATTGAACCGAAAATTGTAAGAACAAAGGGGAGAAAAACATATTATATAAGATATAAAGGTTATATTCAAAGAGATGAATTAAAAAAGATTTGGCAAAAGTTATATGCTTGGGTATATACAAATAATGTAAAGAATTTTGAACAAATTGTTGTGTATCATGATAATCCCATTATTACTCCTGCAGAAGATTGTTTTTATGTTGCTGGAATTATCCCTGAAGAAAAAATAGGTTTGTCTAATACAAACTTACCATGTTTTTATACACCAGAAGCATTATATGCAACTTTTGAATTTAATGGGGGATTTGACGATATTTTAAGATTTACTCAATGGGTATACCATAATTGGTTACCTAGAAGTGGATTTGAAACAACTACTAATCCTCCATATATAACATTAAATAAAAATCATTTTATAGAAATTGATGGAAAATTTGATGTACTCTATTATCTCCCCATTCAATATATTTAG
- a CDS encoding putative metalloprotease CJM1_0395 family protein, which translates to MEIGNNTSTFGYSVDYFSRANAQQQAVSNDQGIEQDIRSVEKDEASNQTNNNQEQTNQSQTPQNSTELTSEEKSQLNELKAVDAQVRAHEAAHQSGPAAVGGASYTYAKGPDGVMYAVAGEVPVQIETSSEPQETISNLQGVIATALAPVDPSPQDISIASKARVLMMKAQQEFAQEIQEKISNSNEYSQNAKNQYEQNSNSKVEDKAEDLTV; encoded by the coding sequence ATGGAAATAGGAAACAACACTTCAACCTTCGGCTATAGTGTCGACTATTTTTCAAGAGCAAATGCTCAACAACAAGCTGTATCCAATGACCAAGGAATAGAGCAAGATATAAGAAGTGTTGAAAAAGATGAAGCCTCTAATCAAACAAATAACAATCAAGAACAAACAAATCAAAGCCAAACACCTCAAAACAGTACAGAACTAACATCTGAAGAGAAGTCACAGCTTAACGAACTTAAAGCAGTAGATGCACAAGTAAGGGCACATGAAGCCGCACATCAAAGCGGACCTGCAGCTGTAGGCGGAGCATCTTATACTTATGCAAAAGGTCCTGACGGAGTTATGTATGCCGTTGCTGGAGAAGTTCCCGTACAGATAGAAACAAGTTCTGAACCTCAAGAAACAATATCAAATCTGCAAGGCGTGATTGCAACTGCATTAGCCCCTGTAGATCCTAGTCCTCAAGATATCTCTATTGCCTCTAAAGCCAGAGTACTGATGATGAAAGCTCAACAAGAGTTTGCACAAGAAATTCAAGAAAAGATATCAAATTCAAATGAGTATTCTCAAAATGCAAAAAACCAGTATGAACAAAATAGTAATTCCAAAGTAGAAGATAAAGCCGAGGATCTTACTGTTTAG
- a CDS encoding acyl-CoA thioesterase has translation MFTEFITPRFLETDALGHINNNTYGVWFEAARDEFFRIFVPDCDIKKWNLVMAHSSFDFLKEVFWGKQVIIKTAVSKIGTSSVELNHAVYQEGKLCTTGKCILIHYDLSKKVSVPIPDSIRKTLEKHIYLLPWSGTLEELEDNFEELP, from the coding sequence ATGTTTACCGAATTTATTACACCAAGATTTTTAGAAACAGATGCTTTAGGGCATATAAACAACAATACTTACGGTGTATGGTTTGAAGCTGCAAGAGATGAGTTTTTCCGTATTTTTGTTCCTGACTGTGATATTAAAAAATGGAACCTTGTTATGGCTCACAGCTCTTTTGATTTTTTAAAAGAGGTTTTCTGGGGGAAACAAGTTATTATAAAAACAGCAGTATCTAAAATCGGAACATCTTCTGTTGAGTTAAACCATGCTGTTTATCAAGAAGGAAAGTTATGTACAACCGGGAAGTGTATATTAATTCATTATGACTTATCAAAAAAAGTCTCTGTCCCTATTCCCGATTCTATTAGAAAAACTTTGGAAAAGCATATCTATCTTTTACCTTGGAGCGGTACTCTTGAAGAGTTAGAAGATAATTTTGAGGAGTTACCTTAA
- a CDS encoding LysE family translocator — translation MSFLSMLAFAGAMFLLAATPGPGVFATVSRALASGFSNASFVVLGIVLGDIVFLLLAIFGLKSIALVLGDFFVFVKYIGGAYLIYLGYKILSAKEHKMDIKGKSELSWKKNFITGLLITLSNPKVILFYLGFLPTFVDLNSLTSFDIVMITLIVTVILGSVMLAYAYSASGAKKLFKSKSAEKKMNITAGSVMIGAGGALILKA, via the coding sequence ATGTCATTTTTAAGTATGCTTGCTTTTGCAGGTGCTATGTTTTTATTGGCAGCTACTCCAGGTCCCGGAGTTTTTGCAACTGTATCGAGAGCTTTGGCTTCTGGATTTTCAAATGCTTCATTTGTTGTTCTAGGTATTGTTTTAGGCGATATAGTCTTTTTACTTTTGGCGATTTTTGGGCTTAAATCTATTGCTCTTGTTTTAGGTGATTTTTTTGTTTTTGTAAAATATATAGGTGGAGCTTATTTAATCTATCTAGGGTATAAAATATTAAGTGCTAAAGAGCATAAGATGGATATAAAAGGTAAAAGTGAATTATCGTGGAAGAAAAATTTTATAACAGGACTCTTAATTACTCTTAGTAATCCCAAAGTAATTCTATTTTATCTTGGATTTCTACCGACTTTTGTAGATTTAAATAGTTTGACAAGTTTTGATATAGTGATGATTACTTTAATTGTAACTGTTATTCTGGGGTCCGTGATGTTGGCTTATGCTTATAGTGCAAGCGGGGCAAAAAAACTTTTTAAGAGTAAAAGTGCAGAGAAAAAGATGAATATAACCGCAGGAAGTGTTATGATAGGTGCAGGCGGTGCACTTATATTAAAAGCTTAG
- a CDS encoding c-type cytochrome gives MKVVAASFFLFSSLFALPEEFDKQRYNKGEKIFENKCSQCHEKSMPIALLMKNFLEEENKLLNLKAPTGNEISFRLKQQIGHKDDIEFQLEETADFVKDYLYNPNKAKTICLQGVIRHFDTMPSMKGKISEEEIEDVTFFLYFLEGFNGVNEYYHNEEDF, from the coding sequence ATGAAAGTAGTTGCCGCATCATTTTTTCTGTTTAGTTCCTTATTTGCTCTTCCTGAAGAGTTTGACAAACAAAGGTATAATAAAGGTGAAAAAATATTTGAAAACAAATGTTCCCAATGCCATGAAAAATCAATGCCCATTGCACTTCTTATGAAAAATTTTTTAGAAGAAGAGAATAAACTTCTAAATCTCAAAGCTCCGACAGGAAACGAAATCTCTTTTAGACTCAAACAACAAATAGGGCACAAAGATGATATTGAATTCCAACTAGAAGAAACGGCAGATTTTGTAAAAGATTATCTATATAATCCTAACAAAGCAAAAACAATCTGTCTTCAAGGAGTTATAAGACACTTTGATACAATGCCCAGCATGAAAGGTAAAATTTCCGAAGAAGAGATTGAAGATGTAACTTTTTTCTTATATTTTTTAGAAGGATTCAACGGAGTTAATGAATATTATCACAATGAAGAGGATTTTTAA
- a CDS encoding OmpA family protein, with amino-acid sequence MSSEKKVVFLFLLLIILIVSCVYYHAPKIAKTEDSNIINQPTKIAIVEDNQDSDIKKAEENNIPSSEENNILENSEDSKISDSLENKEDNTSLEEQVQEDTSTKETLEKIPEEEVQENVEEVEGKATEPLILTGEKYIREGNEKPIEELSIKTQELQLEINKLVKEKPVIFKRAGYKTTKKSDITINQIADILKQYPNIRIEIAGHTDAVGAAKMNQQISLARAQSVRNRLIAFGISSKRLVARGYGENIPLENTGGYSKINRRVEFNIIEE; translated from the coding sequence ATGAGCTCAGAAAAGAAAGTTGTTTTTCTATTTTTGTTATTAATTATATTGATTGTTTCTTGTGTCTATTATCATGCTCCTAAAATAGCTAAAACAGAAGATTCAAATATAATAAATCAACCTACAAAAATCGCAATAGTTGAAGATAATCAAGATAGTGATATTAAGAAAGCTGAAGAAAATAATATTCCAAGCAGTGAAGAGAATAATATTTTAGAAAACAGTGAGGATAGTAAAATATCAGACTCTTTGGAAAACAAAGAAGATAATACTTCTCTTGAAGAACAAGTACAAGAGGATACTTCTACAAAAGAGACTTTGGAAAAGATTCCCGAAGAGGAAGTTCAAGAAAATGTCGAAGAAGTGGAAGGAAAAGCAACAGAACCTTTAATTCTAACTGGAGAAAAGTATATTAGAGAAGGAAATGAAAAACCTATAGAAGAACTCTCTATAAAAACACAAGAACTTCAACTTGAAATAAATAAATTAGTTAAAGAAAAACCCGTAATTTTTAAAAGAGCAGGATATAAAACAACTAAAAAAAGTGATATTACGATAAATCAAATAGCAGATATTTTAAAACAGTATCCTAATATAAGAATAGAAATTGCCGGGCATACCGATGCAGTAGGAGCGGCTAAAATGAATCAACAAATATCTTTAGCCAGAGCACAAAGCGTAAGAAACAGACTTATAGCTTTTGGAATATCCTCAAAAAGATTAGTTGCAAGAGGATACGGTGAAAATATACCATTGGAAAATACCGGTGGATATTCAAAAATCAATAGAAGAGTAGAATTTAACATAATCGAGGAATAA
- a CDS encoding low molecular weight protein-tyrosine-phosphatase, whose translation MEINSILFVCLGNICRSPLAEGIAKEYIKKYNLNLRIESAGTGDWHIGEPPCQNSIKVAKINGIDISTQRARQIKTEDFEKFDLIIGLDNKNIQNLKNLGCQNPLKLGDFGFNGEDVPDPYFFDGFEGFDKVFNMIDNCVKTLIEKKLI comes from the coding sequence ATGGAAATAAACTCTATACTATTTGTTTGTTTGGGAAATATCTGCCGTTCTCCTCTTGCAGAGGGTATTGCAAAAGAGTATATAAAAAAATATAACTTAAATCTAAGAATTGAGAGTGCAGGAACGGGAGATTGGCATATAGGAGAACCTCCTTGTCAAAATTCCATAAAAGTTGCAAAAATAAACGGTATAGATATCTCCACTCAAAGAGCAAGACAGATAAAAACAGAAGATTTTGAGAAATTTGATTTAATAATAGGCTTAGATAATAAAAATATACAAAACCTTAAAAATCTAGGGTGTCAAAATCCCCTCAAACTGGGGGATTTCGGTTTCAATGGAGAAGATGTACCTGATCCGTACTTTTTTGATGGATTTGAAGGCTTTGACAAAGTTTTCAATATGATTGATAATTGCGTAAAAACTCTTATAGAAAAGAAGCTTATATAA
- a CDS encoding carbon-nitrogen hydrolase family protein has translation MKLISLQTKTTDNFKTNYKHLKELITSCEEGSFILAPELCLTGFCYERMDAADEFTQKTKKKIKKLSENKTIAITFLEKEDIDYYNTLYIFHKGKVIHRQSKHRLFPLGNEPENFAKGKKENMKIIDVDGIKVASLICFEIRFPEYWLNVLGADLILNPSMWGVKRKNHFETMTKALAVANQCYVLTANSANEDMAKGSGIITPWGEEIRDDEEEIISHNMDLSEVKKMRKYIDIGLKKKWK, from the coding sequence ATGAAATTAATATCACTTCAAACAAAAACAACAGATAATTTTAAAACAAACTATAAACACTTAAAAGAGTTAATCACATCATGTGAAGAGGGATCTTTTATCTTAGCTCCCGAGCTTTGTCTTACGGGGTTTTGTTACGAAAGAATGGATGCAGCGGATGAATTTACTCAAAAAACAAAGAAAAAAATAAAAAAACTATCGGAAAATAAAACAATAGCAATAACTTTTTTAGAAAAAGAGGACATTGATTATTATAATACTTTATATATTTTTCATAAAGGAAAAGTTATTCACAGACAATCAAAACATAGACTTTTCCCTTTAGGAAATGAACCTGAAAATTTTGCAAAAGGTAAAAAAGAGAATATGAAGATTATTGATGTTGACGGAATAAAAGTCGCATCTTTAATCTGTTTTGAGATCAGATTCCCTGAATATTGGTTAAACGTTTTAGGGGCAGACTTAATCTTAAATCCGTCAATGTGGGGAGTAAAAAGGAAAAACCACTTTGAAACAATGACCAAAGCACTTGCCGTGGCAAACCAATGCTATGTTCTAACAGCAAACAGTGCAAATGAAGATATGGCAAAAGGAAGCGGAATAATAACTCCTTGGGGAGAAGAGATTAGAGATGATGAAGAAGAGATAATATCTCACAATATGGATTTAAGTGAAGTTAAAAAAATGAGAAAATATATTGATATAGGATTAAAGAAAAAATGGAAATAA
- a CDS encoding phosphomannomutase/phosphoglucomutase codes for MIDNSIFREYDIRGIVESQLNSNCVKLIGYFLGKIIFEKFKESAYVAVGYDARIHCPKLFSYLASGLNKANCKVLNMQMVPTGVNYFSNYQTFCINNKEINPCASIMITGSHNPKEYNGFKITIDKEPFFSEDLYKLRDKIIANQELQIEDNDKATIIDVKGLYIDYIVKKFSHLKGMKNAFIVDCGNGAANSVLFDIIKKLELNCKILYGEPDGNFPNHHPDPTIQENIEDILKEIKSSYDFGFAYDGDADRVVLLTKNNIVKGDTMALLFAKDMKNPTVVGEVKCSQIMYDLINKKGKAIMYKAGHSNLKLKLKSCNADFAVEVSGHIFFNDRYFGFDDGIYATFRVLELIKNGMNIDKEIESFPKTYSTEELKIKTTDKEKFLLVEKIKELLKNPPSDFPKIIKTIGIDGVRVIFEKGWGLIRASNTTPILVTRFESTDKNLVKEYEKKLNNLIKVAQNEINITSNKNNR; via the coding sequence ATGATAGATAATTCAATTTTTAGAGAGTATGATATCAGAGGTATTGTTGAAAGTCAGCTAAATAGTAACTGCGTTAAATTAATAGGATATTTTTTAGGAAAAATTATTTTTGAAAAATTTAAAGAGAGTGCTTATGTTGCCGTTGGATATGATGCAAGAATTCACTGCCCGAAACTTTTTTCATATCTTGCAAGCGGACTAAACAAAGCAAACTGCAAAGTTCTAAATATGCAAATGGTACCCACAGGAGTAAACTACTTTTCAAACTATCAAACCTTTTGTATAAATAATAAAGAGATAAATCCATGTGCTTCAATTATGATAACAGGAAGCCACAATCCAAAAGAGTATAACGGTTTTAAAATAACAATTGATAAAGAACCTTTTTTCTCAGAAGATCTATATAAATTAAGAGACAAAATAATTGCAAATCAAGAACTTCAAATAGAAGATAATGATAAAGCAACTATTATTGACGTAAAGGGTTTGTATATAGATTATATCGTGAAAAAGTTTTCACATCTAAAAGGAATGAAAAACGCTTTTATAGTCGATTGCGGGAACGGTGCAGCAAATAGTGTTCTTTTTGATATTATAAAAAAGTTAGAGTTAAACTGTAAAATACTTTACGGAGAACCTGACGGTAATTTTCCTAATCATCATCCCGATCCCACTATTCAAGAAAATATAGAAGATATTTTAAAAGAGATAAAAAGTAGTTATGACTTTGGATTTGCTTATGACGGAGATGCCGACAGAGTTGTTCTTCTAACAAAGAATAATATAGTAAAAGGTGATACTATGGCTCTTCTTTTTGCAAAAGATATGAAAAATCCAACTGTAGTAGGAGAAGTTAAATGTTCACAGATAATGTATGATTTGATAAATAAAAAAGGTAAAGCAATTATGTATAAAGCTGGTCACTCAAATCTAAAACTAAAATTAAAAAGCTGTAATGCGGATTTTGCGGTAGAGGTTTCAGGGCATATATTTTTCAATGACAGATATTTTGGTTTTGATGACGGTATTTATGCGACCTTTAGAGTATTAGAACTTATAAAAAATGGAATGAATATAGATAAAGAGATAGAAAGTTTTCCTAAAACTTACTCAACAGAAGAATTAAAAATAAAAACTACAGACAAAGAGAAATTTTTACTTGTAGAAAAAATAAAAGAACTATTAAAAAATCCTCCGTCAGATTTTCCTAAAATTATAAAAACAATAGGTATTGACGGAGTAAGAGTAATTTTTGAAAAAGGTTGGGGTTTAATAAGAGCTTCAAATACAACCCCTATATTAGTCACAAGATTTGAATCAACAGATAAAAATCTTGTAAAAGAGTATGAAAAGAAATTAAATAATTTAATAAAAGTAGCACAAAATGAAATTAATATCACTTCAAACAAAAACAACAGATAA
- a CDS encoding methylated-DNA--[protein]-cysteine S-methyltransferase: protein MREYKSNKKNIIATTVIQTPLGDMFAASTKNGICMLNYYDQRKEKTQKELEKMKKFFNADIIPAHNKYFEVLQKELKEYFEKKRENFTVPLQLVGTPFQQSVWKILQLIPYGETISYLDEAKLLKNEKAVRAVANANGRNPISIIIPCHRVIASGGKIGGYSSGIDKKIELLKLENSYSYDIIA, encoded by the coding sequence ATGAGAGAGTATAAAAGCAACAAAAAAAATATTATAGCTACGACAGTTATTCAAACTCCTCTGGGAGATATGTTTGCAGCATCCACAAAAAACGGAATATGTATGTTAAACTATTACGATCAAAGAAAAGAGAAGACTCAAAAAGAGTTAGAAAAGATGAAAAAATTCTTTAATGCGGATATAATCCCCGCCCATAACAAATATTTTGAAGTCTTGCAAAAAGAGTTAAAAGAGTATTTTGAAAAAAAAAGAGAAAATTTTACAGTTCCTTTACAGCTTGTAGGAACTCCTTTTCAACAAAGTGTTTGGAAAATTCTTCAACTTATTCCTTACGGAGAAACCATATCTTATTTAGATGAAGCAAAATTATTAAAAAATGAAAAAGCCGTAAGAGCAGTGGCAAATGCCAATGGAAGAAATCCCATTTCAATTATTATTCCTTGTCACAGAGTTATAGCAAGCGGGGGTAAAATTGGCGGATACTCTTCGGGAATTGATAAAAAAATTGAACTTTTAAAACTTGAAAACAGCTACTCTTATGATATAATTGCTTAA
- a CDS encoding LysE family translocator: MIELPNLYMFIIASFLLCLAPGPDNIYVLTQGMTKSKKAAIVTTLGLCSGLIIHTSAAAFGISIIFKTSEIAFNIVKFLGAAYLLYIAYQVFKHRNEPLDLSGQNSKVELKKLYVKGFFMNVLNPKVSIFFLAFLPQFVSPQNGNVPLQMILLGVVFMVLTILVFSLIGVAANILSAKLIENTKIVKYMNICTSFILGGLALKLALSQR, from the coding sequence ATGATTGAACTTCCAAATCTTTATATGTTTATAATAGCTTCGTTTCTTTTATGTCTTGCTCCCGGACCTGATAATATATATGTATTGACTCAAGGTATGACAAAAAGTAAAAAAGCCGCTATTGTTACGACTCTTGGTTTATGCAGCGGACTTATTATTCATACAAGTGCAGCTGCTTTTGGTATATCTATTATTTTTAAAACTTCTGAAATAGCTTTTAATATAGTAAAATTTTTAGGGGCTGCTTACCTTTTGTATATTGCTTATCAAGTATTTAAGCATAGAAATGAACCTCTTGATTTAAGTGGACAAAATAGTAAGGTTGAGTTAAAGAAACTTTATGTAAAAGGATTTTTTATGAATGTTCTAAATCCGAAAGTATCTATATTCTTTTTAGCTTTTCTGCCTCAGTTTGTTTCACCTCAAAACGGTAATGTACCTTTACAAATGATTCTTTTGGGAGTTGTTTTTATGGTTTTAACTATTTTGGTTTTCTCTTTAATCGGAGTAGCAGCAAATATCTTAAGTGCAAAGCTGATTGAAAATACGAAAATCGTTAAGTATATGAATATTTGTACTTCATTTATCTTAGGCGGTTTGGCTTTAAAACTCGCACTTTCTCAAAGATAA
- a CDS encoding glutamate-5-semialdehyde dehydrogenase, translating into MQQFLEESKKISQEIATLSGETKTKVLNEMADALIEHCDFIISKNDKDMSEATLNGLSDALLDRLLLTGQRVEAMAQAIREIAALKEPVGRTLEGWVTPNGLNIQKVSVPIGVIGIIYESRPNVTSDTAALCFKSGNVCVLKGGKEAEHSNNAIANVLKHVLAKNKLPEQAISLLPDSSREGVAQLIKQDKYVDLIVPRGGEALIRYISQNSTIPVVKHDKGLCHIFIDKDANHSKAIKIAINAKCQRPGVCNAMETLLVHQDVARYILPPLYEAFTANNTQLKGCELTREYIDIQCATQEDYDTEYLANILNIKVVKDVDEAIAHIAKYGSGHSESIISENYSMVTKFLNEVDAACVYANASTRFTDGGAFGLGAEVGISTNKLHSRGPMGINDLTTFKYKIYGNGQIR; encoded by the coding sequence ATGCAACAATTTTTAGAAGAATCAAAAAAAATAAGTCAAGAAATTGCCACTTTAAGCGGTGAGACAAAAACAAAAGTTTTAAATGAAATGGCTGATGCTTTAATAGAACATTGTGATTTTATTATAAGTAAAAATGACAAAGATATGAGTGAAGCAACCCTAAACGGACTCTCAGATGCCTTATTAGACAGACTCTTACTAACAGGTCAAAGAGTTGAAGCTATGGCACAAGCTATTAGAGAAATAGCTGCCCTAAAAGAGCCTGTAGGAAGAACACTTGAAGGCTGGGTAACTCCAAACGGTTTAAATATACAAAAAGTATCGGTTCCTATAGGTGTTATCGGTATTATCTATGAAAGTAGACCCAATGTAACTTCAGATACGGCGGCTTTATGTTTTAAAAGCGGAAATGTCTGTGTTTTAAAAGGCGGAAAAGAGGCTGAGCACTCAAATAATGCTATTGCAAACGTATTAAAACATGTATTGGCAAAAAACAAACTTCCTGAACAAGCAATATCACTTCTGCCTGATTCAAGCAGAGAAGGGGTAGCACAGCTTATCAAACAAGATAAATACGTAGATTTAATTGTACCGCGAGGCGGAGAAGCACTTATTAGATATATAAGTCAAAACTCGACAATTCCAGTTGTAAAACACGATAAAGGTTTATGCCATATCTTTATTGACAAAGATGCGAATCATTCAAAAGCTATAAAAATAGCAATTAATGCAAAATGTCAAAGACCGGGAGTATGTAATGCAATGGAAACACTTCTTGTTCATCAAGATGTGGCAAGATATATTCTTCCTCCTTTATACGAAGCCTTTACGGCGAATAATACGCAACTTAAAGGTTGTGAACTAACAAGAGAGTATATTGATATTCAATGCGCTACGCAAGAAGATTACGATACTGAATATTTAGCAAATATTTTAAATATAAAAGTAGTCAAAGATGTAGATGAAGCAATAGCACATATTGCAAAATACGGTTCGGGACATTCAGAATCGATTATAAGTGAAAACTATTCAATGGTAACCAAATTTTTAAATGAAGTCGATGCTGCTTGCGTTTATGCCAATGCAAGTACAAGATTCACTGACGGAGGAGCTTTTGGATTAGGAGCTGAAGTCGGTATTTCAACTAACAAACTTCATTCAAGAGGTCCAATGGGAATAAATGATTTAACAACATTTAAATACAAAATTTACGGAAACGGACAAATAAGATAA
- the trxA gene encoding thioredoxin, with the protein MAGYTELTQENFDSVVGKGVSLVDFWAPWCGPCRMLAPVIDDLAKEFEGKANICKVNTDEQQDLSVKYGVRSIPTILFMKDGEIVEQVVGAHSKQALAEKIDSLL; encoded by the coding sequence ATGGCAGGTTATACTGAATTAACTCAAGAAAATTTTGACTCGGTTGTAGGAAAAGGTGTATCTTTAGTAGACTTTTGGGCACCATGGTGCGGACCTTGTAGAATGCTTGCCCCCGTTATTGACGACTTAGCAAAAGAATTTGAGGGGAAAGCGAATATTTGTAAAGTAAATACAGATGAACAACAAGATTTATCTGTTAAATATGGAGTAAGATCTATACCAACTATTCTATTTATGAAAGATGGTGAAATTGTTGAACAAGTTGTCGGAGCACATTCAAAACAAGCTTTGGCAGAAAAAATCGACTCATTATTATAA
- a CDS encoding winged helix-turn-helix transcriptional regulator — translation MESRSYNCFFQLATDIIGGKWKSMVLWALKKDVKRNGELKKLIPNISQKMLTQQLRELEGAGIVERIVYPVIPPKVEYKLTKSGEKLIPILEQLHDWGKEYAKNHDIKIVKDANCIIE, via the coding sequence ATGGAATCTAGAAGTTATAACTGTTTTTTTCAACTTGCAACGGATATTATCGGTGGAAAATGGAAAAGTATGGTTCTTTGGGCGTTGAAAAAAGATGTAAAAAGAAACGGGGAGCTAAAAAAACTAATTCCTAATATCAGCCAAAAAATGTTGACTCAGCAGTTAAGAGAGTTAGAGGGTGCAGGAATAGTTGAAAGGATTGTTTATCCCGTAATACCTCCGAAAGTTGAATATAAACTTACAAAAAGCGGAGAAAAATTAATCCCTATTTTAGAGCAACTTCATGATTGGGGAAAAGAGTATGCCAAAAATCATGATATAAAAATAGTAAAAGATGCAAATTGTATTATAGAATAA